The Triticum dicoccoides isolate Atlit2015 ecotype Zavitan chromosome 6A, WEW_v2.0, whole genome shotgun sequence genome has a window encoding:
- the LOC119318281 gene encoding protein TSS-like isoform X2 — MAPKAGKAKPKAKGDKKKKEEKVLPTVLDVTVEAPDYTHLTLKGISTDRILDVRKLLAVHVDTCHITSFSLCHEVRGPQLKDTVEIAALKPCHLSIVEEEYTEELAVAHVRRLLDVVACTTAFGVNKPEQKPAPATDAAAEAAKPGSPGAVVAGGGGGEEPMYPPPKLGEFYDFFSFSHLSPPIQYIRRSTRPFVDDKREEDFFQIDVRVCNGKPVTIVASRAGFYPSGKRALINHSLVGLLQQTNRGFEAAYKALMKAFVEHNKFGNLPYGFRSNTWVVPPVVADSPSVFPPLPTEDETWGGNGGGLGRDGKHDHRPWVKEFAILAAMPCKTAEERQVRDRKAFLLHSLFVDVGVLKAIAAIQNLIPDDKSSHEKTNGTASSVPHTQQIGDMKITVTKDKADASSKSDVKLDGSQAPGASFDELAKRNLLKGITADESATVHDTATLGVVVVKHCGYTAVVQVPLDAQLTTVVPAQQDIHIEDQPEGGSNALNVNSLRMLLQKSCVQSPGAVQRLHSSDPEENEATTNFVRKIITDSMQNLEGEAPRETRPIRWELGACWVQHLQNQTSEKADGKKSDESKDVPTVKGLGKQFGQLKEIKKKSDDKSGKSASTKDSTSPNTNDAHSDNTASTKEDKEAILQKALTEAAFQRLKESETGLHAKSPDELIEMAYKYYDDTALPKLVADFGSLELSPVDGRTLTDFMHTRGLQMRSLGQVVELSDKLPHIKSLCIHEMVVRAFKHIVRAVIAAVDDINDMAQSVASCLNILLGPFPEENNDVKCGEDHNLRQKWLEVFLMKRFGLAWKDEYSLDLRKYAILRGLCHKVGLELVTKDYDMDTPHAFRKSDIISIVPIYKHVACSSADGRTLLESSKTFLDKGKLEDAVNYGTKALAKLVAVCGPYHRMTAGAYSLLAVVLYHTGDFNQATIYQQKALDINERELGLDHPDTMKSYGDLAVFYYRLQHTELALKYVNRALYLLHLTCGPSHPNTAATYINVAMMEEGLGNVHVALRYLHEALKCNQRLLGVDHIQTAASYHAIAIALSLMEAYSLSVQHEKTTLRILQSKLGSEDLRTQDAAAWLEYFESKALEQQEAARNGTPKPDASIASRGHLRSSRLYQSR, encoded by the exons ATGGCGCCCAAGGCGGGGAAGGCCaagcccaaggccaagggcgacaagaagaagaaggaagagaaaG TTCTGCCGACGGTGCTGGACGTGACCGTGGAGGCGCCGGACTACACCCACCTCACGCTCAAG GGCATATCGACGGACAGGATCCTCGACGTGCGGAAGCTCCTGGCCGTCCACGTGGACACCTGCCACATCACCAGCTTCTCCCTCTGCCACGAG GTCCGTGGGCCCCAGCTCAAGGACACGGTGGAAATCGCCGCCCTCAAGCCCTGCCACCTCAGCATCGTCGAAG AGGAGTACACGGAGGAGCTCGCCGTCGCGCACGTCCGCCGGCTGCTCGACGTCGTCGCCTGCACCACCGCGTTCGGGGTCAATAAGCCCGAGCAGAAGCCCGCGCCCGCCACCGATgcggccgccgaggccgccaagccaGGCTCGCCCGGCGCCGTGgtcgccggtggcggcggcggcgaggagcccaTGTACCCGCCGCCGAAGCTGGGGGAGTTCTAcgacttcttctccttctcccaccTCTCGCCGCCGATCCAGT ACATCAGAAGGTCGACGCGCCCGTTCGTCGATGACAAGAGAGAGGAGGACTTCTTCCAGATCGAT GTGAGGGTTTGTAACGGGAAGCCAGTGACGATCGTGGCATCCCGAGCTGGATTCTATCCGTCAGGGAAGCGAGCACTCATTAACCACTCCCTTGTTGGGTTGTTGCAGCAGACGAACCGTGGATTTGAGGCA GCTTACAAGGCTCTTATGAAGGCTTTTGTTGAGCACAACAAG TTTGGAAATCTTCCTTACGGATTCCGGTCAAACACTTGGGTCGTTCCCCCTGTTGTTGCGGATTCACCATCAGTGTTCCCACCCCTTCCAACAGAAGATGAAACTTGGGGTGGCAATGGGGGTGGCCTGGGAAGAGATGGGAAGCATGACCATAGACCGTGGGTGAAAGAATTTGCCATCCTTGCTGCAATGCCTTGTAAAACAGCTGAGGAAAGGCAAGTCCGAGACAGGAAGGCATTCCTACTCCATAGCTTGTTTGTAGATGTTGGTGTCCTTAAAGCTATTGCAGCTATCCAGAATTTGATCCCCGATGACAAGAGTTCACATGAAAAAACAAATGGCACAGCAAGTTCAGTTCCGCACACACAACAAATTGGGGATATGaaaataacggtaacaaaagacaaAGCAGATGCAAGTTCTAAGTCAGATGTTAAGTTAGATGGAAGTCAGGCTCCAGGAGCATCTTTTGATGAGCTTGCTAAGAGGAACCTGCTGAAGGGAATCACTGCTGATGAGAGTGCAACAGTACAT GATACTGCTACTCTTGGTGTGGTTGTTGTGAAGCATTGTGGGTATACAGCTGTTGTCCAAGTTCCGTTGGATGCTCAACTGACAACCGTTGTTCCAGCGCAGcaggacattcacattgaagaccagcCGGAGGGAGGTAGCAATGCTCTCAACGTCAACAG CTTAAGGATGCTGCTTCAGAAGTCATGTGTTCAGTCACCTGGAGCAGTTCAGCGGTTGCACAGTTCTGATCCTGAAGAGAACGAGGCTACCACAAATTTTGTCCGGAAAATAATTACAGATAGCATGCAGAATCTTGAAGGTGAGGCTCCAAGAGAAACAAGACCAATCAGATGGGAGCTTGGTGCTTGCTGGGTACAGCATCTACAGAATCAAACTTCTGAGAAGGCCGATGGTAAGAAAAGCGACGAGTCTAAGGATGTTCCTACAGTAAAAGGCCTGGGAAAACAATTTGGTCAGCttaaggagatcaagaagaagtcaGATGACAAGAGTGGAAAGAGTGCGTCCACAAAAGATAGTACTTCGCCAAATACAAACGATGCACATTCAGACAACACTGCCAGCACAAAGGAGGATAAAGAGGCTATTCTGCAGAAAGCGCTAACAGAAGCTGCTTTCCAAAGACTAAAAGAATCTGAGACTGGACTTCATGCTAAG TCCCCCGATGAATTGATTGAGATGGCATACAAATATTATGATGATACTGCCCTGCCAAAATTG GTAGCAGACTTTGGCTCACTTGAGCTTTCTCCTGTTGATGGAAGGACATTGACAGATTTCATGCACACCAGAGGCCTCCAGATGCGCTCACTGGGACAAGTG GTTGAGCTTTCTGATAAGCTCCCGCATATAAAGTCACTGTGTATACACGAGATGGTAGTTCGAGCATTTAAGCACATAGTTCGTGCAGTTATTGCAGCTGTCGATGATATAAATGACATGGCTCAAtcagttgcatcatgtttaaatataTTGCTGGGACCATTTCCAGAAGAAAATAATGATGTCAAGTGCggagaggatcataatctcaggcaGAAGTGGTTGGAGGTCTTTTTGATGAAGAGATTCGGCTTGGCATGGAAAGACGAATATAGCCTTGATCTAAGAAAGTATGCCATTCTTCGTGGCCTCTGCCATAAG GTAGGACTTGAGCTAGTTACTAAAGACTACGACATGGATACACCACATGCATTCAGAAAGTCTGATATCATCAGTATTGTTCCCATCTACAAG CATGTTGCATGCTCATCAGCAGATGGTCGCACCCTGTTGGAGTCATCCAAGACTTTCCTGGACAAAGGAAAACTTGAGGATGCTGTTAACTACGGCACAAAG GCTCTTGCAAAACTGGTTGCTGTTTGTGGTCCGTATCATAGAATGACCGCAGGAGCATACAGCCTCTTGGCAGTAGTGCTTTATCATACTGGGGACTTCAACCAG GCAACTATCTATCAACAGAAGGCTTTAGATATTAACGAGAGGGAACTTGGACTTGATCACCCAGATACTATGAAAAGCTATGGAGATCTTGCTGTTTTCTACTATCGCCTGCAACATACAGAATTAGCACTAAA GTATGTGAATCGTGCCCTATATCTTTTGCACCTGACATGTGGCCCGTCTCACCCTAATACTGCTGCAACTTACATCAACGTTGCTATGATGGAAGAAGGGTTGGGTAATGTCCATGTAGCACTCCGTTACCTGCATGAGGCGCTAAAATGTAACCAACGGCTGCTTGGTGTTGATCACATACAG ACGGCTGCTAGTTATCAtgctattgctattgctttgtCTTTAATGGAAGCATACTCGTTGAGTGTCCAACATGAAAAAACCACTCTACGAATACTTCAATCAAAGCTCGGATCAGAAGATCTTCGGACACAG GATGCTGCTGCCTGGCTGGAATACTTTGAGTCCAAGGCACTAGAGCAGCAGGAAGCAGCACGCAACGGTACTCCAAAGCCTGATGCTTCAATAGCAAGCAGAGGCCATCTGAG ATCTTCTAGATTATATCAATCCAGATGA
- the LOC119318281 gene encoding protein TSS-like isoform X1, producing MAPKAGKAKPKAKGDKKKKEEKVLPTVLDVTVEAPDYTHLTLKGISTDRILDVRKLLAVHVDTCHITSFSLCHEVRGPQLKDTVEIAALKPCHLSIVEEEYTEELAVAHVRRLLDVVACTTAFGVNKPEQKPAPATDAAAEAAKPGSPGAVVAGGGGGEEPMYPPPKLGEFYDFFSFSHLSPPIQYIRRSTRPFVDDKREEDFFQIDVRVCNGKPVTIVASRAGFYPSGKRALINHSLVGLLQQTNRGFEAAYKALMKAFVEHNKFGNLPYGFRSNTWVVPPVVADSPSVFPPLPTEDETWGGNGGGLGRDGKHDHRPWVKEFAILAAMPCKTAEERQVRDRKAFLLHSLFVDVGVLKAIAAIQNLIPDDKSSHEKTNGTASSVPHTQQIGDMKITVTKDKADASSKSDVKLDGSQAPGASFDELAKRNLLKGITADESATVHDTATLGVVVVKHCGYTAVVQVPLDAQLTTVVPAQQDIHIEDQPEGGSNALNVNSLRMLLQKSCVQSPGAVQRLHSSDPEENEATTNFVRKIITDSMQNLEGEAPRETRPIRWELGACWVQHLQNQTSEKADGKKSDESKDVPTVKGLGKQFGQLKEIKKKSDDKSGKSASTKDSTSPNTNDAHSDNTASTKEDKEAILQKALTEAAFQRLKESETGLHAKSPDELIEMAYKYYDDTALPKLVADFGSLELSPVDGRTLTDFMHTRGLQMRSLGQVVELSDKLPHIKSLCIHEMVVRAFKHIVRAVIAAVDDINDMAQSVASCLNILLGPFPEENNDVKCGEDHNLRQKWLEVFLMKRFGLAWKDEYSLDLRKYAILRGLCHKVGLELVTKDYDMDTPHAFRKSDIISIVPIYKHVACSSADGRTLLESSKTFLDKGKLEDAVNYGTKALAKLVAVCGPYHRMTAGAYSLLAVVLYHTGDFNQATIYQQKALDINERELGLDHPDTMKSYGDLAVFYYRLQHTELALKYVNRALYLLHLTCGPSHPNTAATYINVAMMEEGLGNVHVALRYLHEALKCNQRLLGVDHIQTAASYHAIAIALSLMEAYSLSVQHEKTTLRILQSKLGSEDLRTQDAAAWLEYFESKALEQQEAARNGTPKPDASIASRGHLSVSDLLDYINPDDELKAKEMQKKQARAKIKGRIGQNPSELADDEDQRSPPPNSDRSSTEKENSEVKEKLTEKKNSQVKDNGTIVEHVKVKLEEEKPGNTVVHMPQDDYTEENISEEGWQEAVPKGRTTGNRKTGASVRRPNLSKISTNAINNSENGRYKGRVPSNSSPRVSPNEAAASVASSPLAKKLAKSSSFNSKAGNPTISSNSGENSPKPKSMAASLATTPAAAKVMPSAAPIVSQTVRKSLSYKEVAIAAPGTLAKALNGVHTEQKDATEPAVNIESAKAPKESNVRPSEEKNGAIQVSPKDNNLQVSKATDEHKSPSSDTEQANGLVGSNQAEKTSDSAETSTEKNQSPAALADVPNEEAATLTEANDSSSNDDERGPGEDNQEQLSSGAENEKSSPSGSEKNDSPVEGAKETASKLNAAAAPFSPATVPAFGSMAVPGFREHGGLLPSPANVPPMLAIPLRKHPHQSATARVPYGPRLAGGFNRSGHRVPRNKPVLPSGEVLPEAATSPKVMNPHAAEFVPGQSRSPDGHPSSPNEPLASPAGIQASQDGLPSSPDSTVESPKTASTQVSETSETSPEGNDTSSGIDVEAETESKNTEEKNNHVECEDSEVKPDETIVSGGAEVDATAPIDAQDDASAPKDAPDDSSVTEKPKSWADYSDGEVEAVQVAS from the exons ATGGCGCCCAAGGCGGGGAAGGCCaagcccaaggccaagggcgacaagaagaagaaggaagagaaaG TTCTGCCGACGGTGCTGGACGTGACCGTGGAGGCGCCGGACTACACCCACCTCACGCTCAAG GGCATATCGACGGACAGGATCCTCGACGTGCGGAAGCTCCTGGCCGTCCACGTGGACACCTGCCACATCACCAGCTTCTCCCTCTGCCACGAG GTCCGTGGGCCCCAGCTCAAGGACACGGTGGAAATCGCCGCCCTCAAGCCCTGCCACCTCAGCATCGTCGAAG AGGAGTACACGGAGGAGCTCGCCGTCGCGCACGTCCGCCGGCTGCTCGACGTCGTCGCCTGCACCACCGCGTTCGGGGTCAATAAGCCCGAGCAGAAGCCCGCGCCCGCCACCGATgcggccgccgaggccgccaagccaGGCTCGCCCGGCGCCGTGgtcgccggtggcggcggcggcgaggagcccaTGTACCCGCCGCCGAAGCTGGGGGAGTTCTAcgacttcttctccttctcccaccTCTCGCCGCCGATCCAGT ACATCAGAAGGTCGACGCGCCCGTTCGTCGATGACAAGAGAGAGGAGGACTTCTTCCAGATCGAT GTGAGGGTTTGTAACGGGAAGCCAGTGACGATCGTGGCATCCCGAGCTGGATTCTATCCGTCAGGGAAGCGAGCACTCATTAACCACTCCCTTGTTGGGTTGTTGCAGCAGACGAACCGTGGATTTGAGGCA GCTTACAAGGCTCTTATGAAGGCTTTTGTTGAGCACAACAAG TTTGGAAATCTTCCTTACGGATTCCGGTCAAACACTTGGGTCGTTCCCCCTGTTGTTGCGGATTCACCATCAGTGTTCCCACCCCTTCCAACAGAAGATGAAACTTGGGGTGGCAATGGGGGTGGCCTGGGAAGAGATGGGAAGCATGACCATAGACCGTGGGTGAAAGAATTTGCCATCCTTGCTGCAATGCCTTGTAAAACAGCTGAGGAAAGGCAAGTCCGAGACAGGAAGGCATTCCTACTCCATAGCTTGTTTGTAGATGTTGGTGTCCTTAAAGCTATTGCAGCTATCCAGAATTTGATCCCCGATGACAAGAGTTCACATGAAAAAACAAATGGCACAGCAAGTTCAGTTCCGCACACACAACAAATTGGGGATATGaaaataacggtaacaaaagacaaAGCAGATGCAAGTTCTAAGTCAGATGTTAAGTTAGATGGAAGTCAGGCTCCAGGAGCATCTTTTGATGAGCTTGCTAAGAGGAACCTGCTGAAGGGAATCACTGCTGATGAGAGTGCAACAGTACAT GATACTGCTACTCTTGGTGTGGTTGTTGTGAAGCATTGTGGGTATACAGCTGTTGTCCAAGTTCCGTTGGATGCTCAACTGACAACCGTTGTTCCAGCGCAGcaggacattcacattgaagaccagcCGGAGGGAGGTAGCAATGCTCTCAACGTCAACAG CTTAAGGATGCTGCTTCAGAAGTCATGTGTTCAGTCACCTGGAGCAGTTCAGCGGTTGCACAGTTCTGATCCTGAAGAGAACGAGGCTACCACAAATTTTGTCCGGAAAATAATTACAGATAGCATGCAGAATCTTGAAGGTGAGGCTCCAAGAGAAACAAGACCAATCAGATGGGAGCTTGGTGCTTGCTGGGTACAGCATCTACAGAATCAAACTTCTGAGAAGGCCGATGGTAAGAAAAGCGACGAGTCTAAGGATGTTCCTACAGTAAAAGGCCTGGGAAAACAATTTGGTCAGCttaaggagatcaagaagaagtcaGATGACAAGAGTGGAAAGAGTGCGTCCACAAAAGATAGTACTTCGCCAAATACAAACGATGCACATTCAGACAACACTGCCAGCACAAAGGAGGATAAAGAGGCTATTCTGCAGAAAGCGCTAACAGAAGCTGCTTTCCAAAGACTAAAAGAATCTGAGACTGGACTTCATGCTAAG TCCCCCGATGAATTGATTGAGATGGCATACAAATATTATGATGATACTGCCCTGCCAAAATTG GTAGCAGACTTTGGCTCACTTGAGCTTTCTCCTGTTGATGGAAGGACATTGACAGATTTCATGCACACCAGAGGCCTCCAGATGCGCTCACTGGGACAAGTG GTTGAGCTTTCTGATAAGCTCCCGCATATAAAGTCACTGTGTATACACGAGATGGTAGTTCGAGCATTTAAGCACATAGTTCGTGCAGTTATTGCAGCTGTCGATGATATAAATGACATGGCTCAAtcagttgcatcatgtttaaatataTTGCTGGGACCATTTCCAGAAGAAAATAATGATGTCAAGTGCggagaggatcataatctcaggcaGAAGTGGTTGGAGGTCTTTTTGATGAAGAGATTCGGCTTGGCATGGAAAGACGAATATAGCCTTGATCTAAGAAAGTATGCCATTCTTCGTGGCCTCTGCCATAAG GTAGGACTTGAGCTAGTTACTAAAGACTACGACATGGATACACCACATGCATTCAGAAAGTCTGATATCATCAGTATTGTTCCCATCTACAAG CATGTTGCATGCTCATCAGCAGATGGTCGCACCCTGTTGGAGTCATCCAAGACTTTCCTGGACAAAGGAAAACTTGAGGATGCTGTTAACTACGGCACAAAG GCTCTTGCAAAACTGGTTGCTGTTTGTGGTCCGTATCATAGAATGACCGCAGGAGCATACAGCCTCTTGGCAGTAGTGCTTTATCATACTGGGGACTTCAACCAG GCAACTATCTATCAACAGAAGGCTTTAGATATTAACGAGAGGGAACTTGGACTTGATCACCCAGATACTATGAAAAGCTATGGAGATCTTGCTGTTTTCTACTATCGCCTGCAACATACAGAATTAGCACTAAA GTATGTGAATCGTGCCCTATATCTTTTGCACCTGACATGTGGCCCGTCTCACCCTAATACTGCTGCAACTTACATCAACGTTGCTATGATGGAAGAAGGGTTGGGTAATGTCCATGTAGCACTCCGTTACCTGCATGAGGCGCTAAAATGTAACCAACGGCTGCTTGGTGTTGATCACATACAG ACGGCTGCTAGTTATCAtgctattgctattgctttgtCTTTAATGGAAGCATACTCGTTGAGTGTCCAACATGAAAAAACCACTCTACGAATACTTCAATCAAAGCTCGGATCAGAAGATCTTCGGACACAG GATGCTGCTGCCTGGCTGGAATACTTTGAGTCCAAGGCACTAGAGCAGCAGGAAGCAGCACGCAACGGTACTCCAAAGCCTGATGCTTCAATAGCAAGCAGAGGCCATCTGAG TGTATCAGATCTTCTAGATTATATCAATCCAGATGATGAGCTCAAGGCTAAGGAAATGCAAAAGAAACAAGCCCGTGCTAAG ATAAAAGGTCGTATCGGGCAAAACCCATCTGAATTAGCCgatgatgaagatcaaaggagccctCCACCTAACAGTGACCGTTCATCAACTGAGAAGGAAAACTCTGAAGTCAAAGAGAAATTAACTGAGAAGAAAAATTCTCAAGTCAAAGACAATGGAACCATTGTTGAGCATGTGAAAGTGAAACTGGAAGAGGAAAAACCAGGTAACACTGTGGTCCACATGCCTCAAGATGACTATACTGAAGAGAACATATCTGAGGAGGGGTGGCAAGAGGCTGTTCCAAAGGGACGTACCACGGGGAATCGCAAAACTGGTGCAAGTGTGAGGAGGCCAAACCTGTCAAAGATCAGTACAAATGCCATCAATAATAGTGAGAATGGAAGATACAAAGGCAGAGTTCCATCCAACTCTTCCCCTCGAGTTTCACCTAATGAGGCTGCAGCTTCTGTTGCTTCCAGCCCTCTTGCAAAGAAATTGGCGAAGAGTTCGAGCTTCAATTCCAAAGCAGGTAATCCTACTATCTCATCAAACAGTGGGGAGAATTCACCCAAACCTAAATCCATGGCAGCAAGCTTAGCCACCACCCCTGCAGCTGCCAAGGTGATGCCATCTGCAGCACCAATTGTCAGTCAAACAGTAAGGAAGTCACTGTCATACAAGGAAGTGGCAATAGCTGCACCAGGAACTCTTGCCAAAGCGTTGAATGGTGTGCATACAGAGCAAAAGGATGCAACTGAACCAGCTGTAAATATTGAAAGTGCCAAGGCTCCCAAAGAAAGCAATGTTCGCCCTTCTGAAGAGAAAAATGGGGCAATACAAGTGTCACCAAAGGATAATAATTTGCAAGTATCAAAAGCAACAGATGAGCACAAATCTCCCAGTTCTGATACTGAACAAGCCAATGGTTTGGTAGGATCAAATCAAGCTGAGAAGACCTCAGATTCAGCAGAGACATCTACAGAGAAGAACCAATCACCAGCAGCACTAGCGGACGTCCCAAATGAAGAAGCAGCAACTTTGACTGAGGCAAATGATTCTTCCTCCAATGATGATGAAAGAGGTCCAGGAGAGGATAATCAAGAACAGCTGTCTAGTGGGGCCGAAAATGAGAAATCTTCACCATCTGGAAGTGAAAAGAATGATTCACCAGTAGAAGGTGCGAAAGAGACAGCCAGTAAACTTAATGCTGCCGCTGCTCCATTCAGTCCAGCCACCGTGCCAGCTTTTGGTTCAATGGCCGTACCAGGTTTCAGAGAACACGGAGGACTATTGCCATCACCAGCCAATGTGCCCCCAATGCTGGCCATCCCTCTCCGTAAGCACCCTCACCAGTCTGCAACCGCAAGGGTCCCTTATGGTCCACGTCTAGCCGGAGGGTTCAACAGATCAGGGCACCGGGTGCCTCGTAACAAGCCTGTGTTGCCGAGTGGTGAAGTTCTTCCAGAGGCAGCCACATCCCCTAAAGTGATGAATCCTCATGCAGCGGAGTTTGTGCCAGGTCAATCTCGAAGTCCTGATGGCCATCCATCATCTCCTAATGAACCTCTGGCATCGCCAGCTGGTATTCAAGCATCACAGGATGGGCTTCCATCATCTCCAGATAGTACTGTCGAGTCACCCAAGACTGCTTCCACACAAGTGTCTGAAACTAGTGAGACTAGTCCTGAAGGAAATGATACATCTAGTGGAATTGATGTTGAAGCTGAGACTGAGAGCAAGAACACGGAGGAGAAGAACAACCATGTGGAATGTGAGGACAGTGAAGTGAAGCCTGATGAAACTATAGTTTCTGGAGGTGCTGAAGTTGATGCAACGGCCCCGATTGATGCTCAAGATGATGCTTCAGCCCCAAAAGATGCTCCAGATGATTCAAGCGTGACTGAAAAGCCGAAGTCCTGGGCTGATTACAGTGATGGAGAAGTCGAGGCCGTTCAGGTTGCGAGCTGA